From the genome of Blautia hydrogenotrophica DSM 10507:
GAGACTTGGATAACCAGCCGTATGGCACACGTATATTGTTTGGATGAACTGTTGGGGAATAGGCAAAGAGAGGGGCTGGCAGATGCAGCAATCCAAGGGCTTCTCAGAGAACTTCATGATGACAAAAATGGCGGCTGGTATACCGGGCTCACCTCCCAGGGAGTTCCTCTGCCTCAAAAACAATGTTATGCCCATGCTTTTGTCATTTTGGCGGCTTCCTCTGGGCTTCTGGCTCAAAAAAATGGAGCTGAGGAACTTTTGCAGATGGCATTAGACTTGTATGACCTTAGATTTTGGGATGAAGAAAAGGGGCTGTCTTGTGATACCTGGAATACGGAATTTACAATCTTAGAGGAATATCGTGGGCTGAATGCGAATATGCACACAGTGGAGGCGTTTTTGGCCGCAACGGATGCCACAGGAAAAAGAGAGTACACAGAGAGGGCGGGACGCATCATCGATCACGTAATTGGGTGGGCCAGTGGCAACCAATGGAGAATCCCAGAGCATTTTACAAAGTCATGGACACCACAGCTTCAATATAACGAAAGTTGTCCTGAGGATCCCTTTAAACCGTACGGGGCAACGCCCGGGCATGGGATAGAGTGGGCCAGACTTATTATACAGTGGGCATCTTCAGCTCTGGCGAAGAAGAATAGAGCTTCCTATATGGAGGCCTCGCAGCTACTGTACCACAGGGCTATATCAGACGCCTGGAACTGTGACGGGGCCCCTGGACTTGTCTACACGACAGACTGGGACGGGCGACCGATTGTCCATGACCGGATGCACTGGACGTTGGCTGAGGCGATTAACACTTCTGCAGTTCTGTACCAGGCTACGGGAAAAGCAGAGTATTCTAGAGATTACGAAAGTTTTATGCAGTATCTGGATACTTTTGTGTTGGATCATGAAAAGGGCTCTTGGTTTCACCAGTTGAACAAAGACAATCAGGTTGTGAAAACTGTCTGGCCTGGAAAGCCGGATCTTTACCACGCGGTGCAGGCGACATTGATTCCATGCTATCGTTTTGATCTCTCGATAGCTGCCGCTGTAAAGGAGAAGATGGTGACTTGTAATCTGAGTGGGAAAATGATACAATAGCGCTGTATGATTTATCAGATGAGAAAGGAAGTTGCTTATTGCCAAAACCAAAGAAATCTTTACCGAAAGTAAAAATATCACTCAAAGATCTGAAGAAGCTGTTTACACTGAACATCGGTACAGTAATGTTTGGCATTTTGTTTTTGTATTTGCTGATCCTTGGAATACGATACATGACCAGCTCGCATTTTGAGTCTTATCAAGTTACCTCGGGTCCTCTTGCCAGTAATGAGATGTACACAGGATTGGCAATACGGGAGGAAGAGGTGGTGAAAGCCGATGCGGATGGGTATGTCACTTATTACGCCCGGGAGGGAAATAAAATCAATGCCAATGGGGTGGTTTTCGGTTTGAGCTCTGATCAGGCCCTGAATGGTTCAGAAACTTTAGATCAGGAAGATTTGTCTAAAATACGCAGTCAGATGAGCAACTTTTCCTATGGATTTGACCCTGCGAATTTTAACTCTACTTATAGCTTCAAATATGAGCTGGCCGGTGAAATTTTAAATTATGCAGGAGTAAATGACCAGAGTACCGCAGATTCCGATGACGGTACGGCCGCCGTTGTAAATACGGCTGGGCAGATTTTGTCCAAAACCACAACCGATGGAATTGTGCTATACTCTATGGATGGCTACGAGAAAAAAACATTGGAAAAATTGAAAGCAGAAGATTTTGATCAGAATTCATATGAAAAGGAAGACTTAAAAACTTCCCAAAAAGTGAAGACTGGTGATCCTGTCTACACTTTGGTTACAGACGAACGCTGGAGTTTGTTGATTCCTCTCAGCGATAAACAGGCGGCCCAGCTGACGGATACCGACACTATCCGTGTAAAGTTCAAAAAAGATGGTATGACACAGATGGGGAGTTTTTCCATTGAAAAAATTGATGGGGAGAAATATGGAAAGATAGATTTCAACAAAGGATTAATCCGTTATGCGTCAGACCGTTTTTTGGATATTGAGCTGGTTACAAATACGCAGACGGGGTTGAAGGTTCCGCTTTCTGCCATTACGACGAAGGACTTCTATATTGTACCCAAGGATTTTGCGCAGGTGGATGAGAGCGGAGCTTATCAAGGATTTGATCTTGTTACAACCAGTAAAGACGGGGAGAGTTCCACAAAGTTTGTGAGTCCGACAATCTACGCTTCCACAGACGATTACTATTATTTTGAGATGGGAGATGAGAACGGTGACAACAATTCAGAGAATGTTCTCAGAGAAGGAGATGCAATCCTAAAACCAGATAGTTCCGATCGTTATGTGGTGGGAGATACGGGCGCATTAGAAGGAGTCTACTGTATCAATCAAGGATACGCCGTTTTCCGTCGAATTGAGCTAATTGACCAAAATGAAGAGTACGCGATTGTCCGCAAAGACACTACTTATGGGCTTTCCAGATATGACCATATCGCGGAGAAAGCGGACAGTGTCAAAGAATCAGATATTGTCTATTAAGGAGGAAGATACCATGCTGTCAGAAAATCTGAGAGATGTAGAGAAAAAAATTGAAGGTGCCTGTATAAGAAGTGGCAGAAATCCCAAAGAGGTGACTTTAATTGCAGTAAGCAAGACAAAGCCTGTGGAGATGCTTCAGGAGGCTTATGATGCGGGAGCTAGGGAGTTTGGGGAAAATAAGGTCCAGGAGATCACGGCGAAGTACGATCAGCTTCCCCAGGATATCCACTGGCACATGATCGGACATCTTCAGAGAAATAAAGTAAAATATATTGTGGACAAGGTTAAGATGATACACTCTGTGGATTCTCTGCGGCTGGCAGAGACCATTGACAAAGAGGCCCAGAAAAAAAATGTGGTGGTCCCAGTTTTGATCGAGGTCAATGTGGCTGAGGAGGACAGTAAATTCGGATTGTCATTGGAAGAAGTGGTCTCATTGATAGAGGCAGTCTCAAAACTTCCGAATGTGAGGGTTCAGGGACTGATGACGGTAGCTCCTTTTGTAGAAAATCCTGAGGAAAACCGCGAAATCTTTCGAAGTTTGAAAAAATTAAGTGTTGACATTACGGCCAAAAACATTAATAATGTTACTATGAGTGTGCTGAGTATGGGAATGACCAATGATTATGAAGTAGCGATTGAAGAAGGGGCAACCATGGTACGTGTAGGAACCGGTATTTTCGGCGCACGTGATTATTCACGATAAGACTAGGAAATGGAGATTAAAAATGGGTGTTTTTGATAAGTTTTTAGATGCCATTAAATTAAACGATGACTTTGAGGACGATGATTTTTTAGATGACGATATTCTGGACGACGATTTTGATGAGATAGAAGAAAAACCGCGAAAAAAGTTCTTTGATAAATTTTCTAAGAAGAAAGACCTTGAGTTCGATGAGGACATGGATGATTTTGATGACGAGCCAGTGGAGAGAGCCTCAAAAAGAGCATCTAAGACAGCGGCAGCTTCTAAAGTTGTAGAGAGGCCCACAAGGCAGGCTTCCAGACCGGCACCGTCTAAAATTACTCCAATGCGCAACTCCAAGAAAGCCAGCCATAATCAGACAATGGAAGTCTGTGTAATCAAACCTGCTTCCATGGAAGATACCAGGGAAATCGCGGACACATTGGTTGACAATTCTACGGTTGTGTTGAATCTGGAAGGAATGGACGTGGAACTGGCACAGAGGATTATTGATTTTACTTCCGGTGCTTGTTATTCTCTGGGCGGCAGCCTGCAGAAAGTGTCCAGCTATATTTTTATTCTGACTCCGTATAACGTGGACATCACGGGAGATTTCCAGAATATTTTAAACGGAGCGGTACCATCCATGAGGACAGGATATTGATACATGGATAAAGATTTGTTATTTGAAAAACGAATGAAAGATTTGGCAAGCCGTGCCTACAACAGAGATATTGTGTTGTATACGGATTTTCTGAATCTGGATGAACTACATAAGATTCATAGCTTGATTTCGGGGAGCCTTCCAGTGACGGTTTGTACCTTCGGCGGCTATGATTTGGCAGAGCGTCAGATGGCAGCATTTCTCCCTGATGCTCTTTCTTACCTTATGGAGGAGATACTGAGCTATCCCATAGTCTGCCTTAAAATACAGCCTCTTTCTCTAAAGTTCTCAGAAAAGCTGTCCCACAGAGACTACTTAGGAGCTCTGCTGAATTTGGGACTGGAACGTTCCATGCTCGGAGATCTGCTGATTGATGAAACTGGAGCGTACTGTTTCTGTAAGGAGACGATGGCAGGCTTTATTCAAGACAACTTGACACGGGTGAGACATACGGCGGTCCTGACGGTTCAGGTTATGGAGATGGAGGAGCTTCCACAACCCAAATTCCGGGAGATCCAAGGAACCGTTCCCTCTATTCGTCTGGATGTCCTAATTGCACTGGCTTTCGGCGAGTCCAGAAGCAGAATCACTCCGTTCATTGAAGGAGGAAAGGTATTTGTCAATGGACGGCAGATCACATCTAATGGCTATACCCCAAGAGAGAAGGACCTGATTTCTGTCCGACAGAAAGGACGATTCATCTATGAGCAAATCCTGACTCAGACAAAGAAGGGGAGATACCGTGTTTCAGTGAAAAGATATCTATAAGTAGGAGCAAAAAATGACAAAAAAGACAGCGATAATCAAAGGAATTTTAGGATTTCTTCTCTTTTTTCTGGCGGATCAGGGAACAAAACTGCTGGCGGTGAGGAACTTGAAGGGAAAGGAAAGTGTGGAGCTTATTCCAGGAGTGCTGGAATTTCAATACTTGGAGAACAGAGGAGCGGCATTTGGGATTTTGCAGAACCAACAGTGGCTGTTTATTCTGCTGTGCTGTGTGTTTCTGGTGATAGCAGCCTATTTTTACTACCGACTGCCATTAGAGAAAAAATATTGGCTGTTTCGCCTGATGGCAGTTTTGCTTGCAGCCGGTGCTCTGGGAAACCTCGTGGACAGAATTTTACACAAGTATGTCGTGGACTTTATCTATTTCTCCCTCATTCATTTTCCTATCTTCAACGTGGCGGACTGCTGCGTGGTCATCGGAGGCATTTTGATGCTGTTCAACGTACTTGTGGTGTACAAAGAGGAAGACTATTCTTTTCTAAAATGGAGACGAAGTAGATGAGTGACTCAGAGAATGTATGGCTGAAAGCCGAAGAGCAGGATGAGAATCAAAGAATCGACAAATATTTAGCACGGGTGATGCCGGAGATCTCTCGTTCCTATTTTCAGAAACTTTTGAAAGACGGGGGAGTATTTATCGATGGGAAGGTCGCGAAGGCGAGCGACCGCCTGCAATGCGGGGATGAGATTTACTTTCAGATGCCCAAAAGCAGGGAGCCGGATATAGAGCCGGAAGATCTTTCGCTGGATATTCTCTATGAAGACCCCTATCTGCTGGTCATCAACAAACCCAAGGGGATGGTCGTACATCCCTGTCCAGGACATTACAGTGGGACGCTGGTGAACGGCGTCCTGTTTCACTGTAAAGGACAACTGTCAGGAATTAATGGGGTGCTTCGTCCCGGCATTGTTCATCGAATTGACAAGGATACCACCGGAGCTCTGGTAGTCTGTAAAGACGATCAAACGCACCGAAATCTTGCGGTTCAGCTTGCTGAGCACACAATTACCCGCAGGTATCGGGCAATTGTAACCGGCAATCTGTCCGCTGACGAGGGAACTGTGGAAGGCCCCATCGGGCGGCATCCTGTGGACCGAAAAAAGATGTCGATCAACTTTAAGAATGGAAAAGATGCAGTGACCCATTACAGAGTGCTGGAACGTTTTGGGAAGGCTACTTATATAGAGTGTCGGCTAGAGACCGGGCGAACGCATCAGATACGGGTGCATCTGAGCAGTATTGGACATCCTCTGCTAGGAGACACTGTTTATGGTTCTTCTAAGAACCCTTATGAACTTCAGGGACAGACTCTGCACGCCATGGTTTTAGGATTTACACATCCATATTATGAAAAATATGTCGAATTTGAGGCACCTTTGCCAGAGTATTTTCAAAAAATGTTGGAAAAATTAAGAAAATAAATGGAAATCCAACAAAAAGTATTGTATAATGTTTTTATACAATAGGAATGGCCTTGTCGCGTTAATGCGTGAAAGTCCTTTTGCTATCAGGACAGCAAGGGTTTTGGTGAAGGGAGTGACCGATATGAAAACAAATGCGATTATTACGATTGGAAGACAGTACGGAAGCGGCGGAAGACAGATTGGTCAGGAGGTTGCACGGATTTTTGGGATAAAATGTTATGACAAGGAATTGTTGGAACATGCAGCCAATGACAGCGGAATCTGTAAGGAATTGTTTGAAAATCATGATGAAAAGCCCACCAACAGTTTTCTGTACTCTCTAGTGATGGATACCTATTCTTTTGGATATTCCTCCGCGGCCTTTACAGACATGCCCATGAACCACAAAGTTTTTTTAGCGCAGTTTGACGCCATCAAGAAGCTGGCTGCGGAAGGCCCCTGTGTTATGGTAGGCAGGTGTGCAGATTATGCGCTCGCAGACATGAAGAATGCCTTCAGTGTCTTTATTCACTGTGATTTAGATCAAAGGATCAAGAGAATCTCAGAGAAATACGACAAGAAGGCAAGTGCTTCAAAAGATGTGATCTTAAAGACAGATAAGAGTCGTTCTAGCTACTATAATTATTATACGAATAAGAAATGGGGAGAGGCGTCCAGCTATCATCTCTGTGTGGACAGTGGAAAATTTGGAATCGACGGTTCCGTCAAGGCCATTGTGGAGGCGATCAAGATTTTCGAGAGTACCTTGTAGGCCAGCCTTTCAAGTCTGCATTCAAAATGGCGGTGAACATTCTTTGCTTGACGCCTGGATTTTCCAGATTTAACGTGCGCAGAAGATCTTTCGCGTATTCGCGTTTGGTATTGCCGTCAGCGGGACAGGCGCTCTTCTCCACAGGAAGATCGTATTTGTTTTTGAAACCGATGATATCCGCCTCATCGACATACAAGAGAGGACGGATGAGTGTGAGATCCATGCGGTCCCAATAAGTCATCGGGGAGAACGTGTGGAAGCGCCCTTCAAAAATTAACGAGAGCAGCATGGTTTCTACCACATCATCCTTGTGGTGGGCATAGGCGATTTTATTACAATTTAATTTTTTTGCAACCTCATTAAGCGCCCCTTTTCTCATCTTGGCACAGAGAGAACAGGGGTTGCTTTCTTTTCTGTCCTGAAAGATGATTTTAGAAATCTCTGTAGGAACAACAGTGTAGGGAACTTCCAATTTGTCACAAAGCTGCTGTATTTTATCCGTGTGGAAATCTCCAAATCCCATGTCCACTGTGATTGCTTCTAGCTCAAAAGGATTTGGATAAAAACGTCTCAACCCTGCCAATGCATATAAGAGTGTCAGACTGTCTTTTCCGCCGGAGATTCCCACAGCGATTTTGTCTCCTTTTTCTATCAGGTGAAATTCATCGACTGCTTTTCTAGTGATGCTCAACAACTGTTGATATTTCATATCTTGTATTTATCCTCCATAGTTTTTTGCGGAACTGGGAAAACCCTCAAAATTAGTTTTTTTATCCCAGTATCGCTCGATACGATAACGAGTTTATTATATCGAATTTATGTTAAAAAAGATAGGAAAAAATTTAAAAATCTGTGACAAATATTAAAATTCATGTTATAATTTTACCAGCTATTTCTAAAAGTGGAGGTTGGTTATGAAATTCCGTTGGGATAACAAATACTTGTATTGGGGTGTAACTGGGTTTGTCGTAGTGGCAGCCAGTATGCTTTTTTATTTCGGAATTTTCCAGATGGGCGTTTTAATTCGCGGTATCAGTATTTTTCTTCATATACTTATGCCAATCCTCTATGGAGCCGCGATTGCTTATCTGATTTGTCCAATCACCAATTTTCTGGAGAGAAAGGTATTCTTTCGATTCCTAGAGCACAGGCATTTTCATCTCTCCAAACGCATAAAGAGCGTGGTGCGCTATGTGAGTATTTTGCTTTCTCTCGTATTTATGTGCTGTATTATCTATTCACTGCTGATGATGCTGTTGCCTGAGCTAATACGAAGCATTGTGAATATTATCTATAATTTTCCAAGTTATATTTTAAGCGCACAGAAATGGATTAATGATGTTTTAGAAGGGAATTCTCAGCTCCATTCTTTTTTTCAAGAATTTCTCAGCCAGTATTCTGTGAAGATTGAGGCCTATCTCACTGGTAATATTCTGCCTAAACTGCAAGAGACGTTGCAGAATTTCTCAGAGGGCGTTTTTGACATGCTCAATGTGCTGAAAAATTTATTGATCGGAGCGATCGTATCGGTTTATATTTTGGCCGACAAAGAAGGGTTTGTAGCCAAGAGCAAGATGTGGCTCTACTCTTTTTTATCCCCGGAAAGGGCAAATGTGGTGATTCGCAGCATGAGATTCACCCACAAAACTTTCGGCGGCTTTATCAATGGTAAACTTCTGGACTCTCTGATTATTGGGATTCTCTGCTATATAGGGACCAATCTGATCGGAACTCCTTACGCCACATTGATCAGCGTCGTCGTAGGTGTGACAAATGTAATTCCATTTTTCGGTCCCTATCTGGGAGCGATTCCCAGTGCCATCCTGATTTTATTGGTGGACCCAATACAGTGTATCTATTTTGTGATTTTTGTTTTCGCGCTTCAGCAGTTTGACGGAAACATTTTAGGACCGAAAATTCTAGGAGAGTCCACAGGACTGTCCAGTTTCATGGTGATCCTGGCAATTTTAATGGGAGGCGGACTGTTCGGAATTTTTGGCATGTTTGTAGGAGTGCCGGTTTGTGCGGTGTTGTACGCGATGACCTGGAAAATTATTCGAAGGTCTCTGAAAAAGAGAAAACTGCCGACGGATGCAGTGGATTATTATAATATTGACTGTCTAGATCCTAAGACTTTGCAGCCTCAGAAGATGGAGAATTTAAATTTGAGGAAAAAACATCACAGTCATAAAAAGAGAGCGGAGGAGAAAGAAGAAAATCATGAGAATGGTGATACAGAGAGTAAATCACGCGAGCGTGACAGTAAATGAAAAAGTAGTGGGGAAAATTGAAAAAGGCTTTGTGGTGCTGATCGGTGTCGGACAAAATGACGACCGACAGACTGCTGATAAGTATTTAAAGAAGATGCTAGGCCTTAGAATTTTTAAGGATGAAAATGACAAGACAAACTTGTCTTTGAGCGATGTGAAGGGACAGCTGCTGATGATCTCACAATTTACGCTCTACGCGAACTGCAGGAAAGGAAACCGTCCCAGTTTCATAGAAGCCGGAGCGCCGGACATGGCGAATGAGCTCTATGAGTATATGGTAGAAAAAGCCAGGGAACAGGTTTCCGTAGTCCAGACAGGATGTTTTGGGGAACACATGAAGGTGAGTCTGGAAAACGATGGCCCATTTACAGTGATTCTGGATGAATCGCTGATGGGATAGATTGGAATGGGAGCAAACCAAAATTAAAACAACGAAGAGGGTGAGAGTATGAAGAAAAGAAATTATGTGTATGGTCTGTTTCTTATTCTTATGCTGTGCTTTGGTTTAGGCACAATGTCATATGCGGAGGTGACAGTTCACGCCGCGGCTGTGAAAAAGCAAAATGGCTGGGTCACGGAAAACGGTAAGAAGTATTACTATATCGACGGACAGAAAGCAAAGGGGAAGACGAAAATAGGTGGGAAAACCTACTATTTTAATTCTGTGCATGGCTATATGCAGACTGGATGGTATAAGACATCGGCAGGAAACTATTATTATTTCGGCGACGATGGTGTCATGCGTACCGGTGTTCAAGAAATCGAATCTGTACAGTATTACTTCAAGAGTTCTGGAAGAATGACTCAAGATGAGATTGTCACAGTAAAAGGAAAAAAGTATTATTACGATAAAGAAGGAAAGCTGTACAAAAGTGGTTGGCTGAAGGACTCTAAGGGAGAATACCGCTATTTCTACCGCAAGGATGGCCATATGCTCACAGGCTGGAACAGCATTAACCATAAGAAATATTATTTTGAACCGTCTACCGGTGTGCGGTATACAGGACTGCGCACAATCGGCGGAAAGAAATACTATTTCAATGCTGTACACGGCTATATGCAGACTGGGTGGTTTAAGACCCAGGCCGGAAATTGTTATTATTTTGGTGACGACGGCGTGATGCGCACTGGAAAGCAGAACATTGACTCAGCGGAGTATTATTTCCAAAGCTCCGGAAGAAGGGCACAGAATACCATCGTCACGATCGGTAGTAAAAAATACTACTATGACGAGAACGGCAAGCTGTACAAAGGCGGGTGGCTGGACTATAAAGATGGGCATACTTACTATTTTTACCGTAAAGACGGCCACATGTTAAAGAGTTGTTGGATTACCTCTAAGGAAAATGGAAAGACATATAAACGTTATGTCCGTTACAATGGCTGGAGAGCGGAAGGCTGGCTGAAGAACTCCAAGGGAGAATACCGCTATTTCTACCGCAAGGATGGCCATATGCTCACAGGCTGGAACAGCATTAACCATAAGAAATATTATTTTGAACCGTCTACCGGTGTGCGGTATACAGGACTGCGCACAATCGGCGGAAAGAAATACTATTTCAATTCTGTGCACGGCTATATGCAGACTGGATGGTTTAAGACCCAGGCCGGAAATTATTATTATTTCGGTGACGACGGCGTGATGCGCACTGGAAAGCAGAACATTGACTCAGCGGAGTATTATTTCCAGAGCTCCGGAAGAAGGGCACAGAATACCATCGTCACGATCGGTAGTAAAAAATACTACTATGACAAGAACGGCAAGCTGTACAAAGGCGGGTGGCTGGACTATAAAGACGGGCATACTTACTATTTTTACCGTAAAGACGGCCACATGTTAAAGAGTTGTTGGATTACCTCCAAGGAAAACGGAAAGACATACAAATACTATGTCCGTTACAATGGCTGGAGGGCGGAAGGCTGGTTGAAGAACTCCAAGGGAGAATACCGCTATTTCTACAGTAAAGACGGGCATATGCTCACAGGTGCGAATCGTATTAATAAAAAGTTGTATTATTTCGATCCATCCACCGGTGTACGCCAGACTGGCCTTATGAAGATTAACGGTAAATTTTACTACTTTGGTAGCAATGGCGCCGCTTACGCGAGCCAGTGGGTAAAAAAGGGTGGTAAAATTTATTACGCAAGCTCCAGCGGTGCTCTACTTTTAGGTTGGCAGGACATCGGAGGAGACCGGTATTATTTCAGTAAACGGTATGGATTTGCTTTGACAGGATTTAATCACATCAATAAAAAACTGTATTACTTTTATGAGAGTACGGGCATAATGGCCAGAAACACCTGGGTGGATTCCACACATTATATGGGAAGCGATGGAGTGTGGGAAGAAGGAAAAGTAAACCAAGCCAATACTCTAGCCTGGCCGCTCAAGAGTTGGTCTTACATCTCTAGTTATTTCGGAGGCAGAGATTCACCGGGGGGAATTGGCTCCACCAATCACATGGGCATTGATATTGCAGCGAACAGTGGAACTCCGATCTATGCGGCGGCTTCCGGAACTATTGTTATCCGTCAGTACAGTTCTTCTGCAGGCTACTATATTCAGATTTCCCACGGAACACTCAATGGGAAAGCGTTGGAAACCCAGTACATGCATCAGAGCAAGTTTGCTCCTGGGTTGAAAGTGGGAGATAGGGTGAGCAAAGGGCAGCTGATCGGTTATGTGGGCTCCACAGGTAATTCCACGGGACCGCATCTGCACTTTGGAGTGAAAGCCAACGGTTCTTATGTAGATCCACTGGATTATGTGACAGAACCAAAACATTAGACAGAATAAGAATAATAAAGAAGAGCCGTCAAGGCAGCTTTGATTCAAAGAAATCATGGGCTGTCATGACGGCTCTCACATATTTTAACTTGTTGAGTAAATTTGATTCCTTGTTCTGTCAGACGCAGGATGGCATCCGTATCCATCGAAATGTTATTTCTCCCGCAGTGTAACCGCAGAGGCAGCCTTTCTTCTGCGGCTGTCATCAATGGCGGCATAGTGTTTTTTGGTTGTATTTACGTCCCGATGCCCTAAGACATCAGCTACTAAATAGATGTCTCCAGTTTCTTGGTAGAGGGCAGTGCCATAGGTGCTCCTCAGTTTATGAGGTGTGATTTTTTTTGTGGTGGTGATCTGGGAGGCGTATTTTTTAACCAAATTTTCCACAGCCTGAACTCCTAGGCGTTTTCTTTGAGTGGAGTAGAAGAGTGCGTGTTCGTGGCCTACCACGGGAGTAATATTATCCCGTGCCTTCAGATAACGACGAAGAGCAGTCTCCACTTCACTGCCAAAATAGACAATCATCTCGCCACCGCCTTTTCTCGTGACTTTGATTCCATTGTTCTTAAAATCTAGATCTTCCACATCCAGCCCCACACATTCCGACACTCGAATCCCTGTGCCCAGTAGAAGAGTGACAAGTGCCAAATCGCGTTCCTTGGTCTTTTCGTAGTACACCTTTTTTTGTCCGGTCAGCTCATCGCCGGCGTGTTCGATGTAGTCTAAGAGCAGAGCCACTTCGTCAGCGTCCAACCGAGTAATTGCTTTTTGGTGGAGTTTAGGCATATCTACCAACAAAGTGGGATTTGTCTCTATCATTTCCCTTTTATAATAGTAAGCATAAAAGCTGCGCAAGGAGGACATCTTTCTCTTTAATCCGCGCTCACCGTTGGTGGTAGTCTTATTTTGGTTTTGATATACTTTTAGATATTCCTGGTATTCCTCGATATCCAGAACCTGGAGCTGGTCTAGGATATCCACGGTGAACTGGTCCATGGGGCGGTTTTTGAACGTAGGATTTTCCTCTAAGAGATATTGGAAGAAGACGCGGATATCATAGGCGTAGGAGATTCGCGTTTTGGTGGTTGTAGTGGCCTCTAGCGCTCGGAAATAATCACGGCAAAAAGGCGGAAGGGTTTTTAAAATTTCTCGAAGTTTCAGAGTATTTTTTACATCGGTCTGTTCATGATAAGTAATTCGTTTTTCCATACTTAAAAGCGCCTCCTTTGAAATAACGATACATCTATTTGAAAAACCTGGGTTTTTCAAATAGATGTATTTTTAATTATAAGCCACACAAAGAAAAACTTCAACTGTTTTTTTCTGTGTGGCTTGGTATTTCAAGGCTGCAAAATATGGGCGGTCTCTTCTTTTCTGAGTACTCTTAGAATTCCCTCAGCCAATGCCTGCATTTCATTTTCCCCAGGCAGTATGGCGACCGGAGCCAAAAATGCAATTTTTTTCTGAATCAGGTCCGTCAGCCTCTTAGAATGCGCGAGACCTCCGGTGAGGATGATGTAATCGACCTTTCCCTCCACTGTGGGCGCCAATTTCGCAATACTCTTGGCAATTGCCAGAGCCATTCCTTCCTCCACGAAGGCAGCCTCTTCGTCTCCGTTCTCAATGAGTTTTTCCACCTCCCTTAAATCAGAGGTCCCAAAATATGAGATCAGCCCTCCAGTTCTCTGAAGCCTTTTCATCAGCTCTTCTCTTGTGTATTTTCCGCTATAGGCCATATCCACCACGGTGTA
Proteins encoded in this window:
- a CDS encoding AGE family epimerase/isomerase, whose protein sequence is MNRKYQLGTEENKDFLKRIREGLFRFGEKYASPQGSAYYLGDDGTPWKDRPRETWITSRMAHVYCLDELLGNRQREGLADAAIQGLLRELHDDKNGGWYTGLTSQGVPLPQKQCYAHAFVILAASSGLLAQKNGAEELLQMALDLYDLRFWDEEKGLSCDTWNTEFTILEEYRGLNANMHTVEAFLAATDATGKREYTERAGRIIDHVIGWASGNQWRIPEHFTKSWTPQLQYNESCPEDPFKPYGATPGHGIEWARLIIQWASSALAKKNRASYMEASQLLYHRAISDAWNCDGAPGLVYTTDWDGRPIVHDRMHWTLAEAINTSAVLYQATGKAEYSRDYESFMQYLDTFVLDHEKGSWFHQLNKDNQVVKTVWPGKPDLYHAVQATLIPCYRFDLSIAAAVKEKMVTCNLSGKMIQ
- a CDS encoding HlyD family efflux transporter periplasmic adaptor subunit; the encoded protein is MPKPKKSLPKVKISLKDLKKLFTLNIGTVMFGILFLYLLILGIRYMTSSHFESYQVTSGPLASNEMYTGLAIREEEVVKADADGYVTYYAREGNKINANGVVFGLSSDQALNGSETLDQEDLSKIRSQMSNFSYGFDPANFNSTYSFKYELAGEILNYAGVNDQSTADSDDGTAAVVNTAGQILSKTTTDGIVLYSMDGYEKKTLEKLKAEDFDQNSYEKEDLKTSQKVKTGDPVYTLVTDERWSLLIPLSDKQAAQLTDTDTIRVKFKKDGMTQMGSFSIEKIDGEKYGKIDFNKGLIRYASDRFLDIELVTNTQTGLKVPLSAITTKDFYIVPKDFAQVDESGAYQGFDLVTTSKDGESSTKFVSPTIYASTDDYYYFEMGDENGDNNSENVLREGDAILKPDSSDRYVVGDTGALEGVYCINQGYAVFRRIELIDQNEEYAIVRKDTTYGLSRYDHIAEKADSVKESDIVY
- a CDS encoding YggS family pyridoxal phosphate-dependent enzyme — its product is MLSENLRDVEKKIEGACIRSGRNPKEVTLIAVSKTKPVEMLQEAYDAGAREFGENKVQEITAKYDQLPQDIHWHMIGHLQRNKVKYIVDKVKMIHSVDSLRLAETIDKEAQKKNVVVPVLIEVNVAEEDSKFGLSLEEVVSLIEAVSKLPNVRVQGLMTVAPFVENPEENREIFRSLKKLSVDITAKNINNVTMSVLSMGMTNDYEVAIEEGATMVRVGTGIFGARDYSR
- a CDS encoding cell division protein SepF; its protein translation is MGVFDKFLDAIKLNDDFEDDDFLDDDILDDDFDEIEEKPRKKFFDKFSKKKDLEFDEDMDDFDDEPVERASKRASKTAAASKVVERPTRQASRPAPSKITPMRNSKKASHNQTMEVCVIKPASMEDTREIADTLVDNSTVVLNLEGMDVELAQRIIDFTSGACYSLGGSLQKVSSYIFILTPYNVDITGDFQNILNGAVPSMRTGY
- a CDS encoding RNA-binding protein; this translates as MDKDLLFEKRMKDLASRAYNRDIVLYTDFLNLDELHKIHSLISGSLPVTVCTFGGYDLAERQMAAFLPDALSYLMEEILSYPIVCLKIQPLSLKFSEKLSHRDYLGALLNLGLERSMLGDLLIDETGAYCFCKETMAGFIQDNLTRVRHTAVLTVQVMEMEELPQPKFREIQGTVPSIRLDVLIALAFGESRSRITPFIEGGKVFVNGRQITSNGYTPREKDLISVRQKGRFIYEQILTQTKKGRYRVSVKRYL
- the lspA gene encoding signal peptidase II produces the protein MTKKTAIIKGILGFLLFFLADQGTKLLAVRNLKGKESVELIPGVLEFQYLENRGAAFGILQNQQWLFILLCCVFLVIAAYFYYRLPLEKKYWLFRLMAVLLAAGALGNLVDRILHKYVVDFIYFSLIHFPIFNVADCCVVIGGILMLFNVLVVYKEEDYSFLKWRRSR